CACGGCAAGGGGAACACCCAGAGAGGCAACTTTCCCATAGACGATAATGGCGAGTTCTCCGAAAAGGAGCTTATGGTACCCCAGCAGCAGGAAAATCAGGGAAATATGCGCCGCCACAACCAGCACTCTCATGTCCACCAGATGCAATTGCAAATGCATTCCGGAGTGATGCAGCATCCGCCGCAGCATCAGCTCCACCAGCAGCAGATGTCCAACCACAGTCATCttaagcagcagcagcagcagcaacagcaccaccaacaacagcagccCCACCATCCACATctgcatccacatccacatccacatccgcatccccatccccatcagAAGCACTCGCGTGGGCGGCAGCCGCTTCCGACGAGCAAGGTGCACGTGAGTACCGCCGATGACGATGAAGAGAAGGACGACGATCCCGAGGAGTTCTTCGAGCTGATACGCCAGACCGTCCAAACAGCCGTAGGAGTGAGTCCAAAACTATACTTAGTACTTTCATTAAACACAActttgatattattattagccTTTAGCTAGTCCTATCATAATCAAGTTCATTATATAgtaagttataaaaatattataacttaaCACTGTTTGGCCAGCAAATAACCTAGATTTATGTATTTGTTAACAGGTTACTAAAACcaatacaaaatagttttacaacttttttttggttcctttttaatctaatttaaatacacttaactgaaaaaacagctaatttaaattatctttACTGTACGAGACAACTGGCCGATTAACCACTAAGAAAgtttatattcttaaaaacctttttttcacCACAATTTCTATGgagtaatattaaaattgtacctatagtttttatttatataaaaaacttttaaaattgatagATTTTCAGTGAAAAATAtggtaaatttaataaaaaaaaaaaaattaaagaaaacatttgaTAAATCATACTTAATATATGATTTTGACTTAAAATttgacaaataattttaatttttaaaatatttgttcaaaTAGAAAGTCTGATAGaaacacaacaaaataaatttactaaCTAGGTTTATTTTCCTCGCGTAGAACACCATTTCTGATGCTCTGTTTAAGAACTTTCGGGATCTGAGCCACAAATTCGAAAGGCTTTCGAGCGActtaaagcaaacaaacgaTAACCTGGACAAGCTGCAGGAGCAGGTCACCAGTAGTAGGTGGTCTCCTAGCATTATCGATAATTACTAACTATTTTCGGCCCCCCCTTAGAGGTAATTTATTACGGCGAGGAGAACTCGCGGCACTTCCGCTATTTGTGCATGAAGTCCGAGTACGATAAAATGTTCTACCAGCACCAATCGATGATGGGTGGCAAGCCGACTCCGGAAATAATCAGTCTCTCAAAGGCAAACCTGGCAGCATCAGCTTCAGCTAGCAAAAATCTGGGTTACAAGCCATCGCTAGGGGTGAAGCATGGCGCAGGCAAAGGGGTCAAGAATCGCGGAAGAGTGCCCAGTAGCACCAAAAGGGACCTCAACGAGACTACGCTGAAGAACTCCGGGGCTTATCAGAGCACCTCCAAGACTCCAAGAGCACCCCAGCAGCCTGGCGTTGAGGTGCCCAAGTCGTCCTCGGACCACAGTTTGATTGCCAAGTCCTCGGAGCTGGGCGTGCGCAAAGTACTGGGTCACTTAAAGCGCTTCTACACCCAGATGCAGCAGAACGAAATGGGTGGCCAGTTGGCCAACGATCAGCTGCTCAACCTCGACGACATTTTGGTTCCCAAGAAAGTTTCCAACGGCGGACTGTGCGAAGCGGGACCAAAGAACCCCCGCAACATTGCAGGCAGTCAGGGTGATAACAAAGAAGATGACACCGAGGTGGAAACCCCCGTAGACAGCATGGACGAGACATACAACGGGATGGACGACTTTCAGTTCTCCTCGGAAATTTCGTCCTGCAGCGAGGACGACAACTGTGGGCTCAAATATCCAAGTGGACCAGCCACAGCTCGTGGGCCACCCAAATCGAATCGAAGGACGGCCAACAAGGGCGCCGGAGATGGTCAATAAtgcaaataatcattttaCTATATATTTCCTAGCAGATCAGAAAAATCCCTGAACATCGAAGCAAGAGGAACCATTCCCCTGAAAACATCTTAATACAAGTATAACATACTTGTTAAAATCTTTCTTTTGGAATGTCCTAAATTGTCATCGATACCGTAAACCACTAAAAAATAGCTTTCAGTTTCGgaccatatatatatttcggaAAAATTGGCAATAGCTTGTTATTGCTTGTACCATGTGTATACAATGTATTCATGTAATTTGTTTTGGGGATCTGAAAAAAAACACGTTCAAAATTGCGTTCAAACTGTTTCGAGCCTTaactgtgtttttgtattggTTATAGATTTTGGGGAGGCCTATCGCTtaaagattttgatttaattttttatatagctGCGCTATAATTATGAGTTCCGAATTtccaaatgaaaaaaaaacacatccAGGACCTATAGCTTTtcccaaacattttaaagtttgttttgtaattgcTCTATTAATAACCATTTGCTTTGCATTTTTGCTCTAGTTTTTTTTACGAACCCTGGTGAATCGATCTGCAATGATGAATACGAAACTGACCTATTTGGCCCTTGGCAATCTCAATCCCGGCTTAGAAATGCCCATTGGTGTCTCTAATAACTGCATATTATATTGACTGCATAGCAAGAACAGCATGAGCTGGCCAAAACAAGGCATCACCCCCGAGCAGGTGAAAATGAGTCGAGTGGAAAATAAGGCCTAAGACCACCCCCAATAACCCTAGCCTGCAGCTGCATTTTTATGGGCTTACGACTGCCGCGGTTCTGGCAGTTCTTTCGCTGGTTCAGTTGGCCAAAGCAGTTTAAACGTGAACGTGGTCTGTTGACTACATATTGGTGCGTGCCTAACGAcataaaacatacattttaataaaaatccaaaaagcTGAAATAAGGCGAACAAGTGAAgcttaatataatttttccagcaataaaagtttaaaaaccgCAGATTTAAAGAGTTGAAACGAAACTTATGCAATGTGGCCACATGCAATTTGCAGTTTCTCGACAGTTGCTGCCTttgacattaattaaaaagtgttaTGCAAAAACCCCGAAACCCGGAAAAGCGCCCTACGAATGTCAAAGCCCAAGGCCCGAGTgtctgttttattttcaaggaTATTCCACACAACGTTCCACTGGGAAACAGTTTAGATTGGATAGCGTAAAAGAGTAAAGaagtgaaatattttgataaaccAAGTGGATAACAAATACTGTGCAAGCTGTCAAGTGCTCAACATAAGAGTGGCCAAAATTGCAATTACTGATCGGCACCTTTGACAGGCCACCCTGCTTTCCACCCTGTAACCCGAAACTTTTACCAGCGAGTCGGCTAATTGCAATGACCAATATTTGAACTAAATTCTCGGGggtacatatttatttttacaattatgGGATACGGAAAAATGTACACACGAAGCGAAAAGCACTCGATTTCGAGTGACAGTTTGAGCCAATAACCATAACAACCAGCGAGTGCCGGGCCTAAGCCAAGTTAGTCAAAACAAAACGGCCAAAACAGGTGCAAAACATTGCCACATCAGTTTTCCGCGTTCGTTTCTCAGGGGGTGGGTTCGAAAAAcggaatacaaaaataaaataaaagactcAAAGAAATCGAATGGAACATAATTGCATTGTTCGGGGGCACTGCAATACTGCACCCGTTAACACAGGGGCTTACAAATCAAATTGGTCGTCCACgaacaaacaaaatacatgGTTTGAGTGCTGCGTACATCACTGGTCAAATATAAAACGAGAATCGTTTAATTGACCCTAAAATCACTGAGGcgttcaatttgttttttgccaTTGCCCAGCCATGGCTGAAACCAAAACTATTGTGGCTCGCACTGTCAGAGGGTTCAGTGCGTGAATCTGTGTATTAAGTGCGGTGCAACAAATTTCAACATTCGCCACAAACAAAATTCTATTGATTTTCCCGAAGTGAAAGAATATGCGAAACAGAAATATTTTCCACCGCATTACTTTGCACTGATAGTGGGGAAAATCACGAACGAAGGAACGGACAAGGAAAAGTGGAAACTGTGCCAAGCCAAAGTCTGTGCTGGTGTGACAATTTTTAATGCGATTAAAGTGCAACACTCTCCACGCAGTCGGCAAATGTTTAAAGTGGTCGGAACAAATGGCAAaagctaaaactaaaattgttCAACAGTTCGCATAACGATACAAAACCCTACTTTCAATTGTTAATATCCCACTtacaattttctttctgtgttttAGAGTGATCTTAAAATGTTACCAACTATCCGCACGTGTTGAAGAAAAGAgtggaaaataatttcattatcaacggacaattttttgtttaattaaagaccattaaactttaaaaaggaAGGTCATGAGTTCGTGGCAGTCTGGCCGAAGGAAGCCATTACCAGTGGGTGAGTGCTCAGTAAATGTTGTAAGTCGAAGTGAAATGCAATGGAATAAATGCCATCTTGAGGGGACTTAATACATTTACtctgaaaaaatttcaagtgattaattttttatataatgtcatttaagtattaaatgaaatttggCAATGGCATTGTGAGCTTCGTAGATTACTACTGAGAAATGTAATTTCGATGAGTTAATAAGACTTTCTAAGAATTTACTGTTAATTTATTGTCACTGCCGTTCTATTAAGTGTGTttcttaaaatgtataataaatgTGACATTCCCATTGCCAATTTCATATATTGCTTAGTTTAATCTTATAAAATTGTGACCTCTATTTCCAGTTCTCATATGCTTCCTTTTCGCACTGCTCTGCATCTTGGACTGCCATGGGGTAGAGGTGACCTCACCCACCAAGAAGTCCGCTCCCCTTCGCATTACCAAACCGCAGCCCACAAGTCAACCGGCCAAGCCCATCAGTATAACCACAAAGGCCCCAACAACGGTGGCTGAAACCACCGACGACGGAGTCTCCAGCTCCGTAGACGGGCAACTGGCCCCCCTCATCTCATCCACAACCGAAGTTAGCAGCAGTGGAACAACTGCCAGCTTAGTGCCCGAAATATGTCACAATGGTCTGCAGTTGACCGTCAACAGTGCGGATGAGGGAACGGTGATTCGGAAACAGGAGGAGTTTGTCAAGATACTCGAAGGCGACGTGATGCTCAGCGTCCTGACCAAGGATCCCGACTCGGCGTTGTTCGTAATTAATCGAGTGAACCAGGCGAATCTCATAATGGCAGACTttgaaattggtttgtaatagTCCCAGCCTTAATGTactttttatgcattttatcccatatacatttaaaaatgtttatgttaattttattaattcaatgtAACTAAAATCAGTTTGTTTTCTCACCAAAGTACTAAACGTaataatgaatatatataaaaattttgttatattttgcCATTTTACCACAGGAATTCGCGCCATCAGCATAGACAACGTCAGTTTGGCGGAGAATTTACTTCTGCAGGAGGTTCAGTTTCTGCAGCAATGCACTCCTTACTCCATGGGCATATTCCTAGACTGGGAGCTGTACAAACAACTAGAGTCGACCATAAAAGACCTTGAGTACAATATCTGGCCAATACCAGGAACCCGCGCCCACCTTTTTCCCAAAGTAGCACATTTGTTGCACCAAATGCCGTGGGGCGAGAAAATTGCATCCGTGGAAATTGCCACCGAAACTCTGGAGATGTACAACGAATTCATGGAGGCCGCCCGCCAGGAGCACATGTGCCTGATGCACTTCAAAAGTGACGAGAACGTGTACATAATGTTTGGCAATAAGCTGGCCAGTAATTTCAAAGAAAACGGAACGCTGTTTTCCGTTCCCATCGATCGAACAGATGACGAATTTGTGGCAGGTTAGTAACGTTATAAAAATACAGCAAGAAAAATCTAAATGCATTTAAAGCCATGATTAATTTGGTTTTCATACcaatttgtttggcttaaAGTTTGTAAGCTAGAGTAAAAAGCTTTTcgtaatatttataaattaaaaggcaatgtattttaatataaaattataaaataattattttcggtcttagaaaaatatttaagtaaataaatgatGGCTTCGTTTAGTTAAACAGTATGGTTGAAGTTATATTTATCTTATATTATGAACAACACTTTCCTTtaacacttttaaataaattaatgttaaatgtttgttAGTTTCTTTATACCAAGGTTTTTGGTTACACAcgttcatttttattttcataatgcaatatattaaaatttttgtttgtgttctaataaatgtaaaaaagtttttaagaaagtcttggtattttaaattttagcatATAATTCAAtgtttaattgattaattttaatttaagttagcTACAGTTTTGCACAGTTACCAAAAacaagttattttctttttaaaagaatattctTTGATCAActtaactttttcaatttttatcaTGATTGTCTTATAGATCTACCCAACAGAGCATTCATCTTGATGGAAAATGAAATCGACTTGACTACCACCGTCGAGCTGGACACCACGCCCACTACTTTGGACGAGATCCTGATAGGGAGAAGCGTGGTTCCCTCGAGAGTCCTGAGCTTCGCCGGGTCCGTAATTGACCTAATGAACTGGCTGCGTGGATCCCTGTCCAAGCACTGTAAACGGGACGAGGAAAACGACCTGTATGTGCTGGAGACCTGCTTCAACTTCCTAAACTTCATCGAGGACTGGAGGACATCGGAGTACCGTCAAGCTCATGACACAGCCGAGATCCTGTCGCGGCTGTTGATGCGCAAGCTGGGCACCTCCATGAATTTCCAGATGTATCAGAAGAAAGTCCTAACGCTGGACAAGATCACGGGGGAGTCCCGAATCGAACTGCGCGAGATTGCCTCGCAGAATTTTGTGAGCAACGTGACCACGTACTATCACTACAATCGGGATAACAGTACCAGCCTCGAGCTGAAGACCAAGTTCGGTCAGGTCTTCAACTGCCAGTACAGTGCCGGGGATAACAGAAGATATCCCTTCCTGTTCGATGGCGAATCGGTGATGTTCTGGCGCATCAAGATGGACACGTGGGTGGCAACTGGGCTGACGGCCGCCATCCTCGGCCTGATTGCCACGCTGGCCATCCTGGTGTTCATTGTGGTGCGCATCTCGTTGGGCGACGTCTTCGAGGGCAATCCGGCCACATCCATTCTGCTCCTGCTGTCCCTCATCCTGGTATTCTGCTCCTTTGTCCCCTTTTCCATTGAGTATGTGGGTGAGCAGCGCAATTCGCATGTGACCTTCGAGGACGCCCAAACATTGAATACCCTCTGTGCGGTGAGGGTTTTCATTATGACTCTGGTCTACTGTTTCGTTTTTTCCCTGCTCCTCTGCCGAGCCGTGATGCTGGCTTCGATTGGCTCCGAGGGTGGCTTCCTGTCCCACGTGAATGGCTATATCCAGGCGGTGATTTGCGGCTTCAGTGTCGTCGCCCAAGTGGGCATGTCCGTGCAGCTGCTGGTGGTGATGCATGTCGCCTCGGAGACCGTATCCTGCGAGAATATCTACTACGGCCGTTGGCTGTGGGGCCTTTTGGCCTACGACCTTGTGCTACTCTGCTGTGTGGGCGCTTTGATACCCTCTATATACCGGTCGCAGCGCAATTACCGCGAGGGAATCCTCATTGTCATCGGGGCGGTGCTCATCATGGTGATTTGGGTCGCCTGGATAGCACTATCCCTGTTTGGGGATCAGTGGCGCGATGCGGCCATTCCGCTGGGACTGCAGGCCTCTGGTTGGGCGGTACTGGTGGGCATCCTCATACCGCGCACCTTCCTCATCGTAAGGGGTATCGAGCGGTCGGATATTGCGCAGGCCCTGCCCTCGCTAACCTCGCTGGCATTTGCCCAAAACAATCAGTACTCCTCGGAACAGGTTGGTATCTATGTATAAGAAAATAGtatcattattttataaaatatcatATAATAGAGTGTCTACGAGTGCGTGAACCCCGCCATGCGGCACTGTTCGCAGGAGGAGATGAACCACCAGTCGCCCAGTGAGATTCCAACGTTACCCTTGCGAGGAGGAGGCCCACGGCGCCAGCAGTTCTTCGCCAATCTGCGCCAGGCCAATGCCAACATCAATCCGCAACGTCCTCCGCCGCGACCCCAACAAAGTCCTTCCCGCTCCTCGGTGTCCTCGCTGCCGCCCTCGCCTGATCACAACAAAATCACGCGCTTCTAACACACTCCCTAAGCGCCTGCGTGTGATGGGGCACTTCTAGTCAATGTTCCCAGAATTCACCTAACAACCGTCCTACATTTTGAATCACTGACGAACCAAGATCCTAAGGAAGTtgatataataaatcgatagaAATTACCATTATGACAATGTTGTGTTTACAATAGTATTTTAGTGGGGTAATTACTATGGTTTCATGGTCATTTTTtcatacttttttatttaatttaatatttaatttttctttctcatcgcaatttgaacttttttttttttttttgagtactTTTCTTGTTGTACACTACTAACACAGCACacaacttataaaaaaaaactaaagcgATTTGACATAGAACATATAACTGTATCTTATTCTAAGTTGAACCGCTCCTGTAACATTTCTGCCACAATAGTGCCTTTTCCGAAATGGTTTGTGGCCTGGCTGCCTGAAAGCTCCCAAAGCTTTACTTACTTTCTCCGCCTTACTCTCTTTTTATGGGACTATAACTCTAATTGGCTGGGCAAACACGTGACTGAGCAAACAACGAAAGATAGGAAAAAACATCTAAGGCAGAATGGCGACGACGACAATCGCAGGACTCGATATCCTTGTGCGTCACGCGACATTGGACGAGCATTTGTTTGGCCTTGGCGAGGGGCGAAGGTCGAGGGGGGTAGAAAGGCAAAAAGTGGGGTCCCCGGAGCACGCTGACGTCAGGGTGACACTGGCCGGGGGCCGAACATTGACCGTGGTACATGGACAAATGCGCAACAAGATATGCTATCAAGCCGCCACAAAGGCCGGCAAAATGCGAGGTTACCGCAAACTACCGACTACACGCGACCATTTCAACTGGCGCCGATTGTGCTGACAATGCCACGCGCCAGGCATTAGAGGGTTAAGGATGGCGGGAGGAAAGGGCGAGCGGTAGGATCCAGGCCAACCTCAATAAAGTTATGCTTTGCCATGTAATCTGGCCCGAAATCCCCCAAAATCCTCACTCAGTTGTGTGTGGATGGCATACTTTTCAGGGCAACGTGGAAAGCGCTTtgttttccgcgcttttcccAGCACTGGCCGTTGGCATAATTTGCACTTCATTTGCCGACTGAAACACACAAAAAGTAAATGTCTTAGCCTGCCAAGGACAAGGATAAGGATTCGTTCGTGGGCGGTGCCTCTGATTGCCGGGCGGCGATAGCACTGCGAAATAAGTTTTTCCCCTCGCCATTTTCCTGTTTATTTTCGTATGGCCGCCGCGTTTCGTCCTTGCGTATGTTTTGGCATAATTTCCAGCAcagtttttgtaattaaatttgcgCCAGATAAGAACAGATGCAAATGGGTGGGTTGCCAGATCCGCAGTTCCGTTGAACTGGCCTCATAATTGGCCATGTTGAGCAGCGCCTAATCTTGGATTCCGGctggagtgtgtgtgtgacacTTGACTGTCAAAAGCTGTGCTACGTGATATTATTAGCAATGCAATCCTGCCGCAATATCGCCCAACATGGCTCCTTGGCGTGCTGCCGGCTACACAGAGTTCCACAGGGCGTATGATTTATGACTATGGCAGAACTAATGATGCCACATTCGTTAGATGCCAGGCGTGCGCCCAAGGCGAGAACACATCCAATGGCACAGGgaaatctatttatttttatatacggtatatattatatatataaactgtTTGCCTAGCAAAGTTCAAATCTAATTTCGAGGCATCACAGGCTATGACGTTTGCGGCCCACGCTAAAGATAGCCCCACGTTTGGCcaaaacaatcataaaagtcgCTTCCACTTGTAAACTTCTACTTTAAGTTCAATTTGGCATAAGGAAAGTTTCCCTTTGTCAAAACATGCCGTAAAGCACCCACTCCATGCACGCACTCTTGAATGATTCAAAAGCGTATCCACCGGTTCAGTGACGACATCAAACCCATCTACCGGTAAAAATCAGACATTACCAGTTTGGGGCTAGCACTGAAAGAAAAAGTGAGTACCTTatgtcttaaaaatattgaaagaattatataaatataagtataagaaattaaaatagaatAATCTGGTCTTTAAATACccatttcaatataaaaagcTAAATATTTACACTTATTTACATAGACCATATACGCCTAACTATAAATGTAAATTCTTGGCTTGTATTTAAGAACAAAACCCTTAGATAAAATGCCAATCtaccttaaaatatttctccGAGTTGAGAAACATTTTGCTTTAGAATGCGTATCTGCGCTGGCATGTCGCCAAATGTGCGCCACATCCTGCGACGCGCTTGCCATTTGCCTACATTAGTCATGCGGCCCAAAAAAGACATGTGACGCTCGGGATGCCACCCACTGCCAGAAAGCCAGCAAGGAAGCCAGGAAGCCCCCGACTAACAAGCTTTTACTATGCGGGGACGTCAGAGGATGGCGCTACTTTACAACTACAGCGACTTCAGGGGGAGTTTTCCCATCCCCGCGATGACAGTTTTCCACGCGGTTCGCAGATAGCGGCaaagtcaaaacaaaaagcttttCATTCATCAAAAGTAATCGGACTATGGGCCAAGTGACGCGTGCAAGTGCGATGGGTATATGGTGGGAAAGGGACGCACTCTGGGTAGAGTTTGCGCCATTTGGCAGCTCGTGGAGCTATTTTTCGCCAATTTTGTGGCTGGCTCTTTGCTATTTTCGACACATTTCGCTCTGGCCAACTCAACGAAGCTTCTATTTCTGTGCACTGGCTGCTCATATGCGGTTGTTgcttttttcccttttttactttttcactttttgaCTTCTTCAATTGCGCTTTGGGGTTCATTCATGAAATTTGACAAGCCGACTCGTGTTAACCAAACAAAGACGAATATCGggcttttctttcttttgtcATTTTAATTGCCCTGGGCTGGCTATTTTTGGATTGCCATTGAGCTCTCTTTGGGGgcttggaaaaataaattgtaatttatatggctttaaacatttaaaggatttttaataaaaaaaagattcaaCGATTTAAGGCGCTAAAAAATTGCGACACACTACTCCAAGTCCATCCATTGTTTTTTGTAGCATTAGAtaagataaaatatttgttatcaatccttataaaatatttaacaatatttaatatttc
This genomic window from Drosophila gunungcola strain Sukarami chromosome 3R, Dgunungcola_SK_2, whole genome shotgun sequence contains:
- the LOC128266437 gene encoding lateral signaling target protein 2 homolog, with translation MRMVRPSRRKGIEEVYGSKMDALHPVKSVSISHAGMTKTTAMRAERSGPGGAVAVGGAISSRQADARTQRSFVTENDYYITTNLPLTAANLRNAPGSMAQPSASLMIPGHAQPSPYNAISSRRNNMSVKASARQPPINKVPHFNLADGKMNNSVYNIVKPKEGHRMQHHGKGNTQRGNFPIDDNGEFSEKELMVPQQQENQGNMRRHNQHSHVHQMQLQMHSGVMQHPPQHQLHQQQMSNHSHLKQQQQQQQHHQQQQPHHPHLHPHPHPHPHPHPHQKHSRGRQPLPTSKVHVSTADDDEEKDDDPEEFFELIRQTVQTAVGNTISDALFKNFRDLSHKFERLSSDLKQTNDNLDKLQEQVTSKVIYYGEENSRHFRYLCMKSEYDKMFYQHQSMMGGKPTPEIISLSKANLAASASASKNLGYKPSLGVKHGAGKGVKNRGRVPSSTKRDLNETTLKNSGAYQSTSKTPRAPQQPGVEVPKSSSDHSLIAKSSELGVRKVLGHLKRFYTQMQQNEMGGQLANDQLLNLDDILVPKKVSNGGLCEAGPKNPRNIAGSQGDNKEDDTEVETPVDSMDETYNGMDDFQFSSEISSCSEDDNCGLKYPSGPATARGPPKSNRRTANKGAGDGQ
- the LOC128266258 gene encoding protein bride of sevenless, with translation MSSWQSGRRKPLPVVLICFLFALLCILDCHGVEVTSPTKKSAPLRITKPQPTSQPAKPISITTKAPTTVAETTDDGVSSSVDGQLAPLISSTTEVSSSGTTASLVPEICHNGLQLTVNSADEGTVIRKQEEFVKILEGDVMLSVLTKDPDSALFVINRVNQANLIMADFEIGIRAISIDNVSLAENLLLQEVQFLQQCTPYSMGIFLDWELYKQLESTIKDLEYNIWPIPGTRAHLFPKVAHLLHQMPWGEKIASVEIATETLEMYNEFMEAARQEHMCLMHFKSDENVYIMFGNKLASNFKENGTLFSVPIDRTDDEFVADLPNRAFILMENEIDLTTTVELDTTPTTLDEILIGRSVVPSRVLSFAGSVIDLMNWLRGSLSKHCKRDEENDLYVLETCFNFLNFIEDWRTSEYRQAHDTAEILSRLLMRKLGTSMNFQMYQKKVLTLDKITGESRIELREIASQNFVSNVTTYYHYNRDNSTSLELKTKFGQVFNCQYSAGDNRRYPFLFDGESVMFWRIKMDTWVATGLTAAILGLIATLAILVFIVVRISLGDVFEGNPATSILLLLSLILVFCSFVPFSIEYVGEQRNSHVTFEDAQTLNTLCAVRVFIMTLVYCFVFSLLLCRAVMLASIGSEGGFLSHVNGYIQAVICGFSVVAQVGMSVQLLVVMHVASETVSCENIYYGRWLWGLLAYDLVLLCCVGALIPSIYRSQRNYREGILIVIGAVLIMVIWVAWIALSLFGDQWRDAAIPLGLQASGWAVLVGILIPRTFLIVRGIERSDIAQALPSLTSLAFAQNNQYSSEQSVYECVNPAMRHCSQEEMNHQSPSEIPTLPLRGGGPRRQQFFANLRQANANINPQRPPPRPQQSPSRSSVSSLPPSPDHNKITRF